One part of the Tunicatimonas pelagia genome encodes these proteins:
- a CDS encoding S41 family peptidase — protein MLKSKYNWLLTLLILPLLWSCQEDEEATALPTEITLIDTTFQTMKDWYLWNAEMPNINPDDYETADALINALRNPLDKWSYIEEEEAYDDFFNNAQYEGYGFRWAFDEEDKLRIAFAYGDSPFGRLGVDRSWTINKVNGRDVASIMATSSVNQAIAEPTNTFEFTDDEGNIITETLTKETIGINTVLHHQIFDLDGTKVGYLVFNSFLATSIDELKPVFQEFNQAGIDELILDLRYNGGGRVNVAEYMAANIAGNKVNGRNFIEYIFNEQQLKQNQEVTFNQPDYPLNLDRLVTITSKSTASASELVINGLAPFMDVVVIGENTHGKPVGSFPFRFGGYAINPISFKIANDNGEGEYFQGFAPDAFVPDDLTHKFGDPQESRLQEALYYIENGLFLNGTARLQPSTSKYQIEWSGFRQEIGAY, from the coding sequence ATGCTCAAATCTAAATATAACTGGTTACTAACGCTCCTGATACTGCCACTGCTGTGGAGCTGTCAGGAAGACGAAGAGGCAACCGCTCTCCCTACGGAAATAACCTTAATTGATACTACCTTCCAGACAATGAAGGATTGGTATCTTTGGAACGCTGAAATGCCCAATATTAATCCCGACGATTACGAAACGGCTGATGCTCTAATCAATGCTCTTCGTAATCCGCTTGATAAATGGTCGTATATTGAAGAAGAAGAGGCTTACGATGATTTTTTTAATAATGCCCAGTACGAAGGCTACGGTTTTCGGTGGGCTTTCGACGAAGAAGACAAACTACGTATTGCTTTTGCCTACGGCGATTCCCCTTTCGGAAGGCTAGGTGTTGACCGCAGTTGGACGATTAATAAGGTGAATGGAAGAGATGTCGCTTCTATTATGGCGACTAGCAGTGTGAATCAGGCTATTGCTGAACCTACTAACACGTTTGAGTTTACGGATGATGAGGGCAATATTATTACCGAAACCCTAACCAAGGAAACCATTGGAATTAATACCGTACTACACCATCAGATTTTTGATTTGGATGGTACTAAAGTAGGTTACCTGGTTTTTAACAGTTTTTTAGCTACCTCTATTGATGAGCTAAAACCGGTGTTTCAGGAATTTAATCAGGCCGGAATTGATGAATTGATTCTAGATTTACGCTATAACGGTGGTGGCCGGGTAAATGTGGCAGAGTATATGGCAGCCAATATTGCGGGAAACAAAGTAAACGGACGTAACTTCATTGAGTATATATTTAATGAACAACAATTAAAACAAAACCAAGAGGTAACGTTTAATCAACCCGATTATCCCCTGAACCTCGACCGACTAGTTACAATTACTTCCAAAAGTACTGCTTCGGCCAGTGAATTAGTGATTAACGGATTGGCTCCATTTATGGACGTGGTGGTGATTGGTGAAAATACCCACGGTAAGCCAGTAGGTAGCTTTCCTTTTAGGTTTGGCGGATACGCTATCAACCCTATTAGCTTCAAAATTGCGAACGATAATGGCGAAGGAGAATACTTCCAAGGCTTCGCTCCAGATGCGTTTGTTCCCGACGATCTAACCCACAAATTTGGCGATCCGCAGGAAAGTCGCTTGCAAGAAGCTTTGTACTATATTGAAAATGGATTATTCCTGAACGGAACCGCCCGACTGCAACCTTCCACCTCGAAGTACCAAATTGAGTGGAGTGGCTTTCGGCAAGAAATCGGAGCTTACTAA
- a CDS encoding glycosyl hydrolase — MNQITYYLICCFILFTPTLQAQPNPTQYDLADLQALEYRLVGPFRGGRCTAVAGIPSKPLTFFMGTTGGGVWKTEDGGGSWQNVSDGFLNVGSIGSIEVSLSDPNVIYVGTGSAPPRGNVSAGRGIYKSTDGGKTWKKTGLEQAGQLGKIQIHPNNPDLLYVAALGNIFGPNSERGVFRSEDGGENWVKALYINDSTGVVDLVLDPTNPRVLYAGAWQVERKPWTLIDGGKGSGLFKSTDGGDTWKKVENGLPTGVVGRVGVTVSPVNSQRVWAIMEHVDEDKGGIYLSEDAGNSWHRINRKREYRQRAWYYSRLFADPQQEHTVYVLNTGFYKSLNDGANFERISVPHGDNHNLWINPNDPKVMIQSNDGGANISFNGGKTWSTQHNQPTAELYRVSVDNQFPYRVYGAQQDNTTISVPSQGTANIDPIQDWYTVGGGESGHIAVHPDNPDLVYAGNYIGIMTKLNRAQGHIRSVEVYPELNDGVEGRDLKYRFQWNAPIRFSPHNAEVLYYTSNYVHKSIDGGQSWEVVSPDLTQNIDKYLNIPGGPIQHDNTGVELYCTIFAFEESPLEAGVLWAGSDDGLIHISRDGGENWENVTPKNMPTEGTVNTIDPSPHQAGKAYASVYKYRDNNFKPYVYLTEDYGKSWKLLTDGENGIPNDHFVRVVREDPDRAGLLYAGTEFGMYVSFNDGTNWQPLQLNLPVTPITDLKVHQQDLVVATQGRSFWILDDLTPLHQLSSETAQADAHLFKPSRAYRTQIRGYRGENVPESKPKGTVIYYSLDADADSLTLSVLDSQGQDVCSFSSVEENDELSAKAGLQKFVWDLKYPEPDLIDGAVMSLSYTGGPMAVPGTYQVKLIADGKEATQPLELKADPRWASTTEDLQAQFDLAVAVRDTLTAVHDLIRTIRSARTQINEIAQRSKMAEYQIKLGNESAELSEKLTALEEELIQTRSESSQDPINYPVKLDNQYSYLYTVVHSQDAYPTKGCYERFDDLNGKLAQYRQQFNELLQTDIQAFEETVENAGIPRLILDTSSR, encoded by the coding sequence ATGAATCAAATTACTTACTACCTTATTTGCTGCTTTATTTTATTCACGCCAACTCTTCAGGCGCAGCCCAACCCTACGCAGTACGACTTAGCGGATTTACAAGCGTTGGAGTACCGTCTGGTTGGCCCTTTCCGGGGCGGACGCTGTACTGCAGTGGCGGGCATTCCGAGTAAACCGCTCACTTTTTTTATGGGCACTACCGGGGGCGGCGTTTGGAAAACTGAAGATGGTGGCGGCTCCTGGCAGAACGTTTCCGACGGCTTTCTCAATGTTGGCTCCATCGGCTCTATTGAAGTTTCATTGTCTGACCCCAACGTTATTTACGTAGGTACCGGTTCAGCTCCACCCCGGGGCAATGTATCGGCTGGTAGAGGCATTTATAAATCTACTGACGGCGGTAAAACTTGGAAGAAGACCGGATTAGAGCAAGCCGGACAGCTTGGAAAAATTCAGATTCACCCGAACAACCCCGATTTGCTTTATGTAGCAGCCCTGGGCAATATTTTTGGCCCTAACTCCGAACGAGGAGTATTCCGTAGTGAAGACGGAGGAGAGAATTGGGTAAAAGCACTGTACATTAACGATAGCACCGGCGTGGTTGATCTGGTTTTAGATCCTACCAATCCTCGAGTCTTATACGCCGGAGCCTGGCAAGTAGAACGCAAACCCTGGACACTAATTGACGGCGGAAAAGGGAGTGGCCTATTTAAATCTACTGACGGAGGCGATACCTGGAAGAAAGTAGAGAATGGTTTACCCACTGGCGTAGTCGGACGAGTAGGAGTAACAGTATCTCCAGTCAACTCGCAACGAGTTTGGGCCATTATGGAGCATGTGGACGAAGACAAAGGGGGAATTTACCTTTCGGAAGATGCCGGAAATAGCTGGCATAGAATTAATCGTAAGCGGGAGTACCGACAGCGAGCCTGGTACTACTCCCGTCTGTTCGCGGATCCACAGCAAGAGCACACCGTTTATGTGCTGAACACTGGTTTTTACAAATCGTTGAACGACGGAGCTAATTTTGAGCGGATTTCGGTGCCCCACGGCGATAACCACAACCTTTGGATTAATCCGAACGACCCCAAAGTCATGATTCAGAGTAACGATGGTGGGGCTAACATTTCGTTTAACGGTGGCAAAACTTGGTCTACTCAGCACAATCAGCCTACAGCAGAGCTTTACCGGGTCTCAGTGGATAACCAGTTTCCCTACCGGGTGTACGGTGCTCAGCAAGACAACACCACTATTTCGGTACCCAGTCAGGGCACCGCCAATATCGATCCAATACAAGATTGGTACACCGTGGGTGGTGGTGAAAGCGGACATATTGCCGTGCATCCCGACAACCCTGATTTGGTGTACGCCGGAAACTATATTGGTATTATGACCAAACTCAACCGGGCTCAAGGACACATCCGCAGTGTGGAAGTGTACCCGGAGTTAAACGACGGAGTAGAAGGGCGTGATCTGAAGTATCGCTTTCAGTGGAATGCACCTATCCGATTTTCTCCGCATAATGCTGAAGTGCTGTACTACACTTCCAACTACGTGCATAAATCTATCGACGGCGGACAATCGTGGGAGGTGGTCAGCCCTGACCTGACCCAAAATATCGACAAGTACCTGAACATTCCGGGAGGACCTATCCAGCACGATAATACGGGAGTGGAACTGTACTGTACCATTTTTGCTTTTGAAGAATCGCCTCTGGAAGCAGGAGTACTCTGGGCCGGAAGTGACGATGGTTTAATTCATATTTCCCGCGATGGCGGTGAAAACTGGGAAAACGTTACTCCCAAGAATATGCCAACGGAGGGCACGGTGAACACCATCGATCCGTCGCCTCACCAAGCCGGGAAAGCCTACGCCTCGGTGTATAAATACCGGGATAATAATTTTAAGCCTTACGTGTATCTGACCGAGGACTATGGTAAGTCGTGGAAATTACTGACAGATGGCGAAAATGGAATTCCAAATGATCACTTTGTGCGCGTAGTGCGGGAAGACCCCGACCGCGCCGGATTACTGTACGCCGGAACGGAATTTGGCATGTATGTTTCATTTAACGATGGCACCAACTGGCAACCGCTACAACTGAACTTACCTGTCACGCCAATTACGGATTTGAAAGTGCATCAACAAGATTTGGTAGTAGCTACCCAAGGACGCTCGTTCTGGATACTAGATGACCTGACTCCCTTACACCAACTGAGCTCCGAAACGGCTCAGGCCGATGCCCATCTGTTCAAACCCAGCCGAGCCTACCGAACCCAAATTCGGGGCTACCGTGGCGAGAATGTACCAGAGAGTAAACCAAAGGGAACGGTTATCTATTATTCGCTGGATGCCGATGCTGATAGCCTGACCCTATCCGTTTTAGATAGCCAAGGTCAAGATGTTTGTTCTTTTTCTAGTGTGGAAGAAAACGATGAACTATCGGCTAAGGCTGGCCTACAGAAGTTTGTGTGGGACCTGAAGTACCCTGAGCCGGACCTCATCGACGGAGCCGTGATGTCGCTCAGCTACACCGGAGGGCCAATGGCCGTACCCGGAACCTATCAGGTAAAATTGATTGCCGATGGCAAAGAAGCCACCCAGCCGTTAGAGCTAAAGGCCGATCCGCGCTGGGCCAGTACTACCGAGGATTTACAAGCCCAGTTTGATTTAGCCGTTGCGGTGCGAGATACACTAACTGCCGTGCACGATCTGATTCGTACTATTCGTAGCGCTCGTACTCAGATTAATGAAATTGCTCAACGAAGCAAAATGGCTGAGTATCAGATCAAACTCGGTAATGAATCGGCAGAGTTGTCGGAAAAACTTACTGCTTTAGAAGAAGAATTAATTCAAACCCGTAGCGAGAGTTCGCAAGATCCAATTAATTATCCGGTGAAATTGGATAATCAGTACAGCTATTTATACACCGTTGTGCATTCGCAAGATGCGTACCCTACGAAGGGTTGCTACGAACGCTTCGATGATCTAAATGGGAAGCTAGCGCAATATCGTCAGCAGTTTAACGAGCTACTGCAAACGGATATTCAGGCTTTTGAGGAGACGGTAGAAAACGCTGGTATTCCGAGACTGATTCTGGATACATCTTCTCGGTAG
- a CDS encoding S-adenosylmethionine:tRNA ribosyltransferase-isomerase yields the protein MKENSLRLDFYDYDLPKGRIAKHPLAKRDQSKLLVYQAGTVEDRHFYDLPMLLPDNSCLCFNNTQVIPARLFFRKPATEQGAGALIEILLLHPLEPSSVMSEAMSTQHSVTWECMVGNLKKWKSAQVLVQKLIIADQEVTLEAELIDSNQKLVRLNWNAGISFAEVVGAAGKVPLPPYLNRKNTAEDRQRYQTVYAQNPGAVAAPTAGLHFTDQVLNQLMQRGINFNELTLHVGAGTFQPIKENDIKQHNMHAEQMVVTRENVEKLLNAEQTIVAVGTTSMRTLESLYWYGVKLSKEPSADFQISKLYPYEDDTPKQLSLADSLQNILNRIDRLKTDTLVGETEIFIFPGYQFRLCQGLITNFHLPKSTLILLIAAFVGEDWRKIYQHALGNEYRFLSYGDSSLLLRR from the coding sequence ATGAAAGAAAATTCTCTACGCCTGGATTTTTACGATTATGACCTTCCGAAAGGGCGGATTGCTAAGCATCCTCTCGCTAAGCGTGATCAGTCTAAACTGCTGGTCTATCAGGCAGGCACTGTTGAGGATCGTCACTTTTACGATCTTCCCATGCTACTTCCGGACAATAGCTGCCTCTGTTTCAACAATACCCAAGTGATTCCTGCTCGGCTATTTTTCCGCAAACCCGCTACCGAGCAGGGCGCGGGGGCTCTCATTGAAATTTTGCTGCTTCATCCGCTTGAACCAAGTTCTGTAATGAGTGAAGCCATGAGCACGCAGCATTCCGTAACTTGGGAGTGTATGGTTGGAAACCTGAAGAAATGGAAGTCGGCACAAGTGCTGGTACAAAAACTAATTATAGCTGACCAAGAAGTTACGCTAGAAGCTGAGTTAATCGATAGCAATCAGAAATTAGTACGACTTAATTGGAATGCAGGCATCTCCTTTGCCGAAGTAGTAGGAGCTGCTGGCAAAGTGCCTCTTCCTCCCTACCTAAATCGGAAAAATACGGCGGAAGACCGGCAGCGGTATCAAACCGTATACGCCCAAAATCCAGGTGCGGTAGCAGCTCCTACTGCTGGGCTGCACTTTACGGATCAGGTATTGAATCAACTAATGCAAAGAGGCATAAACTTCAACGAGCTGACGCTTCATGTAGGGGCTGGAACCTTTCAACCGATTAAGGAGAATGACATTAAGCAGCACAATATGCATGCGGAGCAAATGGTAGTTACGCGAGAGAATGTTGAAAAATTACTTAACGCTGAACAAACTATTGTGGCGGTAGGAACTACTTCTATGCGTACATTAGAGAGCTTGTATTGGTACGGAGTTAAGCTCAGTAAGGAGCCGAGTGCTGATTTTCAGATTAGTAAGCTTTACCCTTACGAGGATGATACTCCGAAACAGCTTTCTCTGGCCGATTCTCTCCAAAATATTCTTAACCGAATAGATCGGTTAAAAACTGATACGCTGGTGGGAGAAACCGAAATTTTTATTTTCCCGGGTTATCAGTTCCGTCTCTGCCAAGGGCTGATTACAAACTTTCATCTGCCAAAATCGACACTGATTCTGCTGATTGCAGCATTTGTAGGCGAAGACTGGCGAAAAATTTACCAACATGCCTTGGGTAATGAATACCGCTTTCTTAGCTACGGTGATTCTTCACTGTTGCTGCGGAGATAG
- a CDS encoding PH domain-containing protein, translating into MQPILWHDQPSQLQHLLLYLSCVLVLPLPWALWQYLRTRTTQYTLTPDRLIMSTGILHRQQDEVELYRVKDYSVATPWLYRGLGIANIYLLTSDKTHPELELHGIRNAGRVKELIRTQVELLRTQKGVREID; encoded by the coding sequence ATGCAACCCATTCTCTGGCACGACCAACCTTCCCAGCTTCAGCATCTACTACTCTACCTGTCTTGTGTGCTGGTACTACCCCTTCCGTGGGCATTATGGCAATACCTGCGAACCCGAACGACGCAGTATACACTCACCCCAGACCGGTTGATTATGTCCACCGGAATACTGCACCGACAGCAGGATGAAGTAGAACTTTACCGGGTGAAGGATTATTCGGTAGCGACTCCCTGGCTCTACCGCGGACTAGGGATCGCCAATATCTACCTGCTTACTTCGGACAAAACGCATCCTGAACTGGAACTACACGGTATCCGAAACGCCGGCCGGGTCAAAGAACTCATTCGCACTCAGGTAGAACTGCTGCGAACTCAGAAGGGAGTGCGGGAGATTGATTAA
- a CDS encoding transposase encodes MIQTLVQVARHKAGQANSPSRVAIDSQSVKSVPFVNKDRGIDGNKQINGSKRHLVVDKLGLPLAIGVSAAHCHDGMEGIELLGKLESLERLELICADKGYRGEFIQSAELYGWQVDVEQKPESTEGVVPQKGRWQRTPRG; translated from the coding sequence GTGATACAAACTCTCGTGCAAGTTGCCCGGCATAAAGCAGGACAAGCTAATAGCCCTTCCCGAGTGGCCATTGATAGCCAAAGCGTAAAGTCCGTTCCCTTTGTCAACAAAGACCGAGGCATAGATGGTAACAAACAAATCAATGGCAGCAAACGCCACTTGGTGGTCGATAAACTAGGCCTGCCCCTAGCCATCGGGGTTAGTGCTGCTCATTGCCATGATGGCATGGAGGGTATTGAGTTGTTAGGGAAATTAGAGTCCCTTGAGCGGTTAGAGCTTATTTGTGCTGACAAAGGGTATCGGGGCGAGTTTATTCAATCAGCCGAACTCTATGGGTGGCAGGTAGATGTTGAACAAAAGCCAGAAAGCACAGAGGGGGTTGTTCCTCAGAAAGGGCGTTGGCAGCGGACGCCGCGCGGGTAG
- a CDS encoding transposase has product MAADAARVERSFSWLNAYRRLAKDYEKTVASAINFIQLAFINIILAKIQRANS; this is encoded by the coding sequence TTGGCAGCGGACGCCGCGCGGGTAGAGCGTAGCTTTAGCTGGCTGAACGCATACCGAAGGCTAGCTAAAGATTATGAAAAAACAGTGGCCTCTGCCATCAATTTCATACAATTAGCATTCATCAATATCATTTTAGCAAAAATCCAGCGCGCTAATTCCTAA
- a CDS encoding IS110 family transposase encodes MDASMKELQVCFMTLETGQVQKIKGTRTFPNSPKGFSALISWATKKARQTAVRFTMEATGVYYESLAYFLHQQGHYLSVVLPNQSKTFIDSLNLKSKTEKLEAKALAQMGVERQLPQWEPISEQMYQIKRHCRERVMLLEEKTMIANRLHAEQHCAQPNRAVIKRMKQRLKLLEKQVGQVEQELHQLVEQDQELAERIANIEAIKGLSFITVITIIAETNGFALFKNRAQLTSFAGYDIVERQSGSSIKGRTRISKKGNRYIRRALHLPSLSVIRYNECFQQLYERVYARTRIKPRPRWMKGIVAVQRKILILIYTLFKKNQAYDPELMQRNTQQNSRQDTVPAYAG; translated from the coding sequence ATTGATGCCAGTATGAAAGAATTACAGGTATGCTTTATGACGTTGGAAACGGGGCAGGTACAGAAAATTAAGGGAACCCGAACGTTTCCTAATTCACCTAAAGGCTTTTCGGCGTTGATAAGTTGGGCTACCAAAAAAGCCCGTCAAACCGCCGTACGCTTTACAATGGAGGCCACGGGGGTATACTATGAGTCATTAGCGTATTTTCTTCACCAACAAGGGCACTACCTAAGTGTGGTCTTACCCAATCAATCTAAGACATTTATAGACAGCTTGAACCTGAAAAGTAAGACCGAGAAGCTGGAAGCCAAGGCCTTAGCGCAAATGGGGGTAGAGCGGCAACTGCCCCAATGGGAACCGATTAGTGAGCAGATGTACCAGATCAAACGGCACTGTCGTGAGCGAGTGATGTTGTTAGAGGAGAAAACCATGATAGCCAATCGCTTACACGCCGAACAGCATTGCGCCCAGCCGAACCGGGCAGTGATCAAGCGGATGAAGCAACGGCTCAAACTACTAGAAAAACAAGTAGGTCAGGTAGAACAGGAGCTGCATCAGCTTGTGGAACAGGATCAGGAACTGGCCGAACGGATCGCCAACATAGAGGCCATCAAAGGGTTAAGTTTCATTACCGTGATCACGATCATTGCTGAAACCAATGGCTTTGCCTTGTTCAAGAACCGGGCTCAGCTTACTAGCTTCGCAGGGTATGACATCGTGGAACGACAGTCGGGTAGTAGTATCAAGGGGAGAACCCGCATATCTAAGAAAGGTAATCGTTACATCCGCCGGGCTTTACACTTGCCCTCCTTATCAGTAATCCGCTACAATGAATGCTTTCAGCAACTCTATGAAAGAGTCTACGCAAGGACACGTATTAAGCCGCGTCCACGGTGGATGAAAGGGATCGTGGCGGTGCAGCGAAAGATTCTCATATTGATCTATACTTTGTTTAAGAAAAACCAAGCGTATGACCCTGAGTTAATGCAACGAAATACTCAGCAAAATAGTAGGCAGGATACTGTGCCTGCCTACGCTGGATGA